CGCAGCACGTTGCGACGGGACGAGGCAGAGGTGGAGTGGTGCGGAACGCTCATGCGGACTTCGCCTTCCAAGAAGCGCGACAAGTGAGGGAGCGTTCCTGCGGTGGACTGCCATGAGGCGGATGGCTGAAAAGGGTCCGGCCGTCGGATGTTCACGACGCGGTGGGCAGGCGTCGGAATCGGACCGGGAGGGGTAAATCGCCGGTGACGGGTGAGCGCCTCCGGGGTTGGCAGGGAACCTACGGCGGGTTGTGCCGATCGGTCAAGACCTGATTTCGTCGGAATCTGAGGCAGCGGTGTCCGAAGTGTCGGTCTCCGGGTCGTCCACCCAGCCCAGCGAGACGCTGATCCGGCGGGCCGAGTCCCGTACCTGGCCGCCCAGTTCCTGGTAGCGCCAGGCCGGCAGGCCGGTCTTGAGGCCGGTGATGGAGACGGCCCCGGCGCACACCGAACGGTCGTCGAAGACCGGGGCGCCGATGCAGATGATGCCCTCGGCGTCCTCCTCGTCGTCCAGGGCGTAGCCGACCCTGGCGATGTCGCGGAGGTGGGACATGAAGGTCGCCGGGTCGGTGATCGTGCGCGACGTGCGCCGGGGCAGCCCGAACCGCTCGACGATCGAGGCGGCCTCGGCCGCCGGCACCGCCGAGAGCAGCGCCTTGCCCAGGCCCGTGCAGTGCGGCAGCTCGCGCTGGCCCATCCGCAGATCGAGCCGGACGCGCTGGTCGAGCTCGACCTGGTCGACCACGACCGCGTGGCCGTCCTCGGGCACGGCGAGCCTGGAGGCCATGCCGGTGGTGCGGGTGAGTTCGCGCAGGACGGGGTGGGCGACCCCGCGCAGCGAGACCTGGGACCTGGCCCGGTCCCCGAGCCTGGCCAGGCTCATGCCAAGCCGGTAGCGGCGGTTCATGCCCTCGCCGTCGTCCGAGACGAGGCCGTAGGCGCGCAGGGTCTGGAGCATGCCGAACGCGGCGCTCTTGGAGATGGAGCAGACCTGGCCGACCTCGGTGACGCTCAGGCCGTTGCCCTGGGAGGGGGCGGCGAGAGCTTCGAGGATGTCGGCTGCCCTGGCCACGCTCTTGACCCAGTATTTCGGTTCCTCAGGGGCAGCACTGTTCGTCATAGCAGAACAGCGTAGTGCCTATGGGGTGCCTGGATGTACGTGAGAGCCAAGAAAACCTGGAAATCGGGGCTCTGTGTGGCTGGAAGGGGGTTGACCGGTTTCGGAGGCGGACGTAATATCCAGGCACTGTTCGGCTCTACAGAACAGTGTTCTGAAAAAGCGAAACGCAGTACCGAGCACCACGGATCACCTCTTCCTGCGGCGACTGCCGGGCGGATGGCGCCAGGGACTCACGGGCCGGGCAGGGCCCGCGAAAACCGACGACTCTCGACGCAAGGAGCAAGCACCATGAGTTCAGGCCCGGTAGGCAACCAATCCGGAGCCCGACTCGCCGAACGCGCCCGCCAGGTCGTACCCGGCGGCGTGAACAGCGGTCAGCGCAGCGTTCCCGGACTGACCGACCTGGTCGTCACCGGGACCGACGGCGCACGGTTCCGTACCGCCGACGGACGCGAGTACACCGACTTCCACTCGGCGTTCGGCCCGCCGCTGCTCGGCCACAACGACCCCGACGTGGCCCGCGCGACCGCCCAGGCCGGCGCCACCCTCGGCCACATGGGCGTCGGCGTCACCGAGGGCGAGGTCCTCCTCGCCGAGCAGCTCACCGAGCTGATCCCCTCGATCGAGAAGGTGCTGCTCACCAGCACCGGCAGCGAGGCCACGTTCCACGCGCTGCGGGTCTCCCGCGCCGCCACCGGCCGCCGCCTCGTCGTCAAGTTCCAGGGCTGCTACCACGGCTGGCACGACTCGGTCAGCCTCAACGTCATCTCCGCGCCCGAGAAGGTCGGCGGCCACGACCCG
This window of the Streptomyces sp. 840.1 genome carries:
- a CDS encoding IclR family transcriptional regulator, which translates into the protein MTNSAAPEEPKYWVKSVARAADILEALAAPSQGNGLSVTEVGQVCSISKSAAFGMLQTLRAYGLVSDDGEGMNRRYRLGMSLARLGDRARSQVSLRGVAHPVLRELTRTTGMASRLAVPEDGHAVVVDQVELDQRVRLDLRMGQRELPHCTGLGKALLSAVPAAEAASIVERFGLPRRTSRTITDPATFMSHLRDIARVGYALDDEEDAEGIICIGAPVFDDRSVCAGAVSITGLKTGLPAWRYQELGGQVRDSARRISVSLGWVDDPETDTSDTAASDSDEIRS